Proteins from one Daphnia pulicaria isolate SC F1-1A chromosome 3, SC_F0-13Bv2, whole genome shotgun sequence genomic window:
- the LOC124328697 gene encoding spectrin alpha chain-like isoform X2: MEQTIAPKEVRILETAEDIQERRDQVLSRYSQFKSDARAKRDKLEDSRRFQYFKRDADELESWIFEKLQAASDESYRDPTNLQAKIQKHQAFEAEVAAHSNAIVSLDNIGLEMINEGHFSADVIQKRLEELHRLWELLLSRLADKGMKLQQALVLVQFLRQCDEVMFWINDKEAFVSSDEFGSDLEHVEVLQRKFDEFQKDMAAQEFRVTEVLELADRLVKDGHPEVDTINRRKEELKESWQRLRLLALNRQEKLFGAHEIQRFNRDADETVAWITEKDVVLSSDDFGRDLASVQTLQRKHEGVERDLAALEDKVMTLGQEAARLCGIHPDHADQIKAKHQEIENNWERLTGKAKERKRRLDDSYFLHRFLSDFRDLVSWIHDMKAIIAADELAKDVAGAEALLERHQEHRGEIDAREDSFRATADAGQVLVEKEHWAASEVNEKLITLSNEKQNLLTLWEERRILYEQCMDLQLFYRDTEQADTWMAKQEAFLSNEDLGDSLDSVEALIKKHEDFEKSLAAQEEKIKALDEFASKLIEGQHYAAEDVAQRRALLLDRRGALLEKSSQRRVLLEDSFRLQQFERDCDETKGWINEKLKFATDDSYLDPTNLNGKVQKHQTFEQELTANKSRIEELDAVGRELIEGNHWATDRIHARLEEIVRLWETLLAATERKGTRLAQASQQQQFNRGVEDLEIWLSEVEGQLLSEDYGKDLTSVQNLQKKHALLEADVASHQDRIDAIKSAAQQFIDSGHFDVDSILTKQAGVTERYDALQNPMGLRKQRLLDSLRVQQLFRDVEDEEAWIREKEPIAASTNRGRDLIGVQNLIKKHQAVLAEMHNHEPHVLAVCQAGFQMADDGHFAADEVRKRIQALADHWAHLKEKAFQRKQDLEDSLQAHQYFADANEAESWIKEKEPLSGSIDYGKDEDSSEALLKKHEALMSDLEAFGSTIVALRDQAQSCPQEAPVSDVSGKECVVALYDYTEKSPREVSMRKGDVLTLLNSNNKDWWKVEVNDRQGFVPAAYVKKIEPGLSASQQALAEQSSIAARQVQIDSQYQSLMALARERQRKLSETCKAYVLVREAAELAQWIKNKEQYAHIEDVGEDLEQVEVMQKKFDDFNADLKANEVRLAEMNEIAMQLMSLGQTEAALKIQTQMEDLNRKWASIQQLTAERAQQLGSAHEVQRFHRDVDETKDWIHEKDEALNNDDLGKDLRSVQALQRKHEGLERDLAALGDKIRQLDEAAARLVQGHPDSADTIHSKQEEIHDEWTQLTAKANARKEKLLDSYDLQRFLSDYRDLTAWIQSMMGLVASDELASDVTGAEALLERHQNYRNEIDAHYGIPQEHRTEIDARAGTFQAFELFGQHLLQSNHYASPEVQEKLENMNVARQELEKAWIARRMELDQCLELQLFYRDCEQAENWMSAREAFLAAEELDSQGDNVEALIKKHEDFDKAINAQEEKIAALATFADQLVAAEHYASNAIDGKKVQVLDRWSNLKEALIEKRSKLGESQTLQQFSRDADEVENWMAEKLQLATEESYRDPANIQSKHQKHQAFEAELAANADRIQAVLAMGQNLIDKHQCAGSEEAVQSRLVSIADQWEFLTHKTAEKSMKLKEANKQRTYIAAVKDLDFWLGEVESLLTSEDAGKDLASVQNLMKKHQLVDADILAHEDRIKDMNDQADSLIESGQFDAAAIQEKRQSINERYERIKNLAAHRQARLNEAMTLHQFFRDIADEESWIKEKKLLVASDDYGRDLTGVQNLKKKHKRLESELASHEPAIQAVQDAGQQLMNVSNLGVPEIEQRLRMLNQAWDELKLMAATRGTKLEESLTYQQFLAKVEEEEAWISEKQQLLSVEDFGDNMAAVQGLLKKHDAFETDLAVHRDRCNEICDAGNSLIRDGNHHSTSVGQRCQQLQDKLDTLGSIAKRRKGRLLDNAAYLQFMWKADVVESWIADKENHVRSEDFGRDLSSVQTLLTKQETFDAGLHAFEQEGIQNITTLKDQLVSAGHDQTATILNRHGDVISRWNSLLGASNSRKQRLLRMQDQFRQIEELYLTFAKKASAFNSWFENAEEDLTDPVRCNSIEEIRALREAHAQFQASLSSAQVDFESLAALDAEIKSFKVGPNPYTWFTMEALEDTWRNLQKIISERDSELLKEAQRQEDNDRLRKEFARHANAFHQWLTETRASMMEGSGTLEQQLEATKRKASEVRARRQDLKKIEDLGAILEEHLILDNRYTEHSTVGLAQQWDQLDQLGMRMQHNLEQQIQARNQSGVSEDALKEFSMMFKHFDKEKTGRLNHQEFKSCLRALGYDLPMVEEGQVDPEFETIVDIVDPNRDGYVSLQEYMAFMISKETENVQSSEEIENAFRAITNGERPYVTKEELYANLTKEMADYCVSRMNPYVDSKSGKPVLGALDYMDFTRTLFQN, encoded by the exons ATGGAGCAGACCATAGCTCCGAAAGAAGTGAGGATTCTTGAGACAGCTGAAGATATCCAAGAGAGACGAGATCAAGTCTTGTCTCGCTACTCTCAATTTAAATCAGATGCTAGAGCCAAGCGTGACAAGTTGGAAGACTCTCGTCGTTTCCAATACTTCAAGCGAGATGCTGATGAATTGGAATCTTGGATTTTTGAGAAGCTTCAAGCTGCCTCAGATGAAAGTTACAGGGATCCTACCAATCTTCAAGCCAAAATTCAGAAACATCAAGCATTTGAGGCTGAGGTTGCTGCACACAGCAATGCTATTGTCAGTCTTGACAATAttggacttgaaatgataaatgaAGGCCATTTTTCAGCGGACGTAATTCAGAAACGTTTGGAAGAGCTTCATCGTTTATGGGAATTGCTTCTATCCCGTCTGGCTGACAAGGGCATGAAATTGCAACAAGCTCTTGTCCTGGTGCAGTTTTTGCGTCAGTGTGATGAAGTTATGTTCTGGATTAATGACAAG gaGGCTTTTGTTTCATCTGATGAGTTTGGGTCAGATTTGGAGCACGTCGAAGTATTGCAACGTAAATTTGACGAATTCCAGAAAGATATGGCAGCGCAAGAATTTCGAGTTACCGAGGTCTTGGAACTTGCTGATCGTTTGGTCAAAGACGGCCATCCCGAAGTTGATACTATTAACCGTCGCAAGGAG gaacTTAAAGAATCGTGGCAGCGATTGAGACTTTTGGCATTGAATCgtcaagaaaaactttttggcGCTCACGAAATCCAGCGTTTCAATCGTGATGCTGATGAAACAGTTGCTTGGATCACCGAAAAAGATGTCGTATTGTCGTCGGACGATTTCGGTCGCGATTTAGCTAGTGTTCAAACACTGCAGCGGAAGCATGAGGGTGTTGAACGTGATCTAGCAGCTTTGGAAGATAAAGTTATGACTTTAGGCCAAGAAGCTGCTCGTTTATGCGGCATTCATCCCGATCATGCAGATCAAATCAAAGCCAAGcatcaagagattgaaaacaATTGGGAGAGGTTAACTGGTAAAGCTAAG GAACGCAAACGTCGTTTGGATGATTCTTACTTCCTGCACCGCTTCTTGTCAGACTTCCGTGACTTAGTCTCATGGATTCATGACATGAAAGCCATTATCGCTGCTGATGAATTAGCTAAAGATGTTGCAGGCGCCGAGGCCTTGCTGGAACGTCATCAAGAACATAGG GGCGAAATTGATGCAAGGGAAGATAGCTTCCGAGCTACAGCTGACGCTGGCCAGGTCTTAGTAGAAAAGGAACATTGGGCTGCGTCGGAAGTCAACGAAAAGCTGATTACCTTGTCCAacgagaaacaaaatttgttgacTTTATGGGAAGAGCGACGGATTTTGTACGAACAGTGCATGGATCTTCAACTTTTTTATCG CGATACGGAGCAAGCTGATACTTGGATGGCTAAACAAGAGGCTTTCCTGTCGAACGAAGATTTGGGTGATTCTTTAGATTCTGTCGAAGCGCTAATCAAGAAACACGAAGACTTTGAGAAATCATTGGCGGCGCAGGAAGAGAAAATTAAGGCTTTGGACGAATTTGCTTCAAAACTAATCGAAG GCCAACATTATGCTGCTGAAGACGTTGCCCAGCGTCGTGCCCTTCTGTTAGATCGCCGCGGAGCTTTGCTTGAAAAGTCCAGCCAACGTCGCGTATTGCTAGAGGATTCTTTCCGTTTGCAGCAATTTGAAAGAGATTGCGATGAAACCAAAGGCTGGATTAACGAGAAACTGAAGTTTGCAACTGATGACAGCTACCTAGACCCTACCAACTTGAACGGAAAAGTCCAGAAACACCAGACTTTTGAGCAAGAATTGACTGCAAACAAGAGTCGCATTGAAGAACTTGATGCTGTGGGTCGAGAATTGATTGAAGGCAATCATTGGGCAACTGATAGGATTCATGCTCGTCTGGAAGAAATTGTTCGATTGTGGGAAACCCTTCTAGCTGCCACCGAACGCAAGGGAACTAGACTGGCCCAGGCctcccaacagcagcaatttAACCGAGGAGTTGAAGATTTGGAGATCTGGCTAAGTGAAGTAGAAGGCCAGCTTTTGAGCGAGGACTATGGGAAAGACTTGACTAGCGTTCAGAACTTGCAAAAGAAGCATGCGCTATTGGAAGCAGATGTGGCTTCTCATCAGGATCGTATTGATGCCATTAAATCGGCTGCCCAACAATTTATCGACTCTGGACACTTTGATGTTGACAGTATTCTCACCAAACAG GCTGGTGTAACTGAGCGCTATGATGCCTTGCAAAATCCGATGGGCTTGCGGAAACAGCGGCTTTTAGATTCTCTTCGCGTTCAACAACTCTTCCGCGATGTGGAAGACGAAGAAGCTTGGATTCGCGAAAAGGAGCCAATTGCAGCATCAACCAATCGCGGTCGCGACCTTATTGGTGTTCAAAATCTGATCAAGAAGCACCAAGCTGTCTTAGCTGAAATGCATAATCATGAGCCCCATGTCTTGGCTGTTTGTCAAGCTGGTTTCCAAATGGCTGATGATGGTCATTTTGCAGCCGATGAGGTACGTAAGCGCATCCAAGCGCTTGCTGACCATTGGGCTCATTTGAAAGAGAAAGCGTTCCAACGGAAGCAAGATTTGGAAGATTCTCTCCAAGCTCACCAATACTTTGCGGATGCAAACGAAGCCGAATCCTggattaaagaaaaagagccgcTGTCGGGAAGTATCGATTATGGCAAAGATGAAGATTCGTCTGAAGCTCTTCTGAAGAAACACGAAGCATTAATGTCTGATCTTGAAGCATTTGGATCGACAATTGTAGCCCTTAGAGATCAGGCACAAAGTTGTCCG CAAGAAGCACCCGTGTCTGATGTGTCTGGCAAGGAATGTGTTGTTGCACTGTACGATTACACCGAAAAGTCACCCCGTGAAGTCTCCATGCGCAAAGGAGATGTTCTCACACTATTGAATTCCAACAACAAG gATTGGTGGAAAGTCGAAGTAAACGATCGCCAAGGATTTGTTCCGGCTGCCTACGTGAAGAAAATTGAGCCAGGATTGTCGGCCTCACAACAGGCTTTGGCGGAACAGAGTTCGATTGCTGCACGTCAAGTCCAGATTGATAGCCAGTATCAATCGTTGATGGCTTTGGCTCGCGAACGCCAACGTAAATTGTCGGAAACTTGCAAAGCGTACGTTTTGGTTCGCGAAGCAGCTGAACTTGCGCAGTGGATTAAGAATAAG GAACAATACGCTCACATCGAAGATGTTGGCGAGGATTTGGAACAAGTAGAAGTAATGCAAAAGAAATTCGACGATTTCAACGCCGATTTGAAAGCCAACGAAGTGCGCTTGGCAGAGATGAACGAAATTGCCATGCAGTTGATGAGTCTCGGTCAAACGGAAGCCGCCCTCAAGATTCAGACTCAAATGGAAGACTTAAATCGAAAGTGGGCATCGATTCAGCAACTTACGGCTGAACGAGCTCAACAGCTAGGATCGGCTCATGAAGTTCAGCGCTTCCATCGTGATGTTGATGAAACCAAAGATTGGATTCATGAGAAAGACGAAGCCCTCAATAACGATGATCTGGGCAAAGATCTTCGCAGTGTTCAAGCTCTTCAACGTAAACACGAAGGATTAGAGCGAGATCTTGCCGCTCTCGGCGATAAA atTCGCCAATTGGATGAAGCTGCCGCTCGCCTGGTGCAGGGACACCCCGATTCGGCTGATACCATCCAttcaaaacaagaagaaattcatgATGAATGGACCCAGTTGACTGCCAAAGCAAACGCACGAAAGGAGAAACTGCTGGACTCGTACGATCTGCAGCGTTTCTTGAGCGATTATCGCGACTTGACTGCTTGGATACAATCGATGATGGGGCTGGTTGCGTCAGACGAATTGGCATCAGATGTTACGGGAGCTGAAGCACTTCTGGAACGCCATCAG AATTATCGGAACGAAATCGATGCCCACTACGGTATTCCGCAG GAGCACCGTACCGAAATTGATGCTAGGGCAGGGACCTTTCAAGCGTTCGAGTTGTTCGGGCAGCATCTTTTGCAGTCTAACCATTATGCTTCCCCAGAAGTCCAGGAAAAATTGGAGAATATGAATGTTGCACGCCAAGAACTTGAGAA AGCTTGGATCGCTCGTCGTATGGAGCTGGATCAGTGCTTGGAACTGCAACTGTTCTATCGCGATTGCGAACAAGCTGAAAACTGGATGTCAGCCCGTGAAGCTTTCCTTGCTGCTGAGGAATTGGATAGTCAAGGAGACAACGTGGAAGCTCTCATCAAGAAACATGAAGATTTCGATAAAGCTATCAACGCTCAAGAGGAAAAAATTGccg CTCTTGCTACATTTGCCGATCAATTGGTTGCTGCTGAACACTACGCTAGTAATGCCATTGATGGCAAAAAGGTCCAAGTCTTGGACCGATGGAGTAACTTGAAGGAAGCCTTGATTGAGAAACGCTCCAAGCTTGGGGAATCGCAAACACTGCAACAGTTCTCTCGTGATGCTGACGAG GTTGAAAACTGGATGGCAGAAAAACTGCAATTAGCCACGGAAGAAAGCTACCGTGATCCTGCTAATATCCAATCGAAGCACCAAAAACATCAAGCTTTTGAAGCCGAGTTAGCTGCTAATGCTGATCGAATTCAG GCTGTTCTTGCCATGGGCCAAAACCTGATTGACAAGCATCAGTGTGCTGGATCCGAAGAAGCCGTTCAAAGCCGTTTGGTTTCCATCGCCGATCAATGGGAATTCCTAACGCACAAAACAGCCGAGAAATCGATGAAACTTAAAGAAGCTAACAAACAACGCACTTACATCGCTGCTGTTAAAGATCTTGATTTCTGGTTAGGAGAAGTCGAGTCTCTGCTGACTTCCGAAGATGCTGGCAAAGATTTGGCTTCAGTACAGAACCTAATGAAGAAGCATCAACTTGTTGATGCTGACATCTTG GCCCATGAAGATCGCATTAAAGATATGAACGATCAAGCCGATTCCTTGATCGAAAGCGGACAGTTTGACGCTGCAGCCATTCAA GAGAAACGCCAATCCATCAACGAACGATATGAACGTATTAAGAATTTGGCCGCTCATCGTCAAGCACGATTGAACGAGGCGATGACTCTACATCAGTTCTTCCGTGACATTGCGGATGAAGAGTCTTggatcaaagaaaagaaattattggTCGCATCCGACGATTATGGCCGCGATTTAACTGGTgttcaaaatttgaagaagaagcacAAACGTCTGGAATCTGAGCTGGCTTCTCACGAACCAGCAATTCAAGCTGTTCAAGATGCTGGTCAGCAGTTGATGAACGTCTCTAATCTGGGAGTGCCAGAGATCGAGCAGCGTCTTCGAATGCTTAATCAG GCATGGGACGAACTAAAATTGATGGCAGCTACCCGTGGCACAAAACTGGAGGAGTCGTTGACATATCAACAGTTTTTGGCTAAAGTTGAGGAAGAGGAGGCTTGGATTAGCGAAAAGCAGCAATTGCTCTCCGTCGAAGATTTCGGTGACAACATGGCCGCTGTCCAAGGTTTACTGAAGAAGCACGACGCTTTCGAGACTGACCTTGCCGTCCATCGTGATCGATGCAACGAAATATGTGACGCTGGTAATAGTCTTATCCGGGATGGAAATCATCATTCTACTTCAGTCGGTCAACGCTGTCAACAGTTGCAG gACAAGCTAGATACTCTCGGATCCATTGCTAAGCGTAGAAAGGGTCGTTTGCTAGACAACGCGGCATATTTGCAGTTCATGTGGAAGGCCGACGTAGTCGAATCTTGGATTGCTGACAAAGAAAATCACGTACGATCAGAGGATTTCGGACGCGATCTTTCTTCAGTTCAAACTCTTTTgacaaaacaagaaaccttCGATGCAG GTTTGCACGCTTTTGAGCAAGAAGGCATTCAAAACATCACAACTCTAAAAGATCAATTAGTGAGCGCCGGTCATGATCAGACAGCAACAATTTTGAATCGTCACGGGGATGTCATATCCCGCTGGAATTCACTTTTAGGAGCATCCAACTCGCGCAAACAACGTTTGCTCCGCATGCAGGATCAATTCAGACAGATTGAAGAGCTTTATCTTACCTTTGCGAAGAAGGCATCAGCTTTTAACTCGTGGTTTGAAAATGCTGAAGAAGATCTTACTGATCCAGTTCGCTGCAATTCTATTGAAGAGATTCGTGCTCTTCGAGAGGCGCACGCCCAATTTCAG GCTTCTTTGTCGTCAGCCCAAGTTGACTTCGAATCGTTGGCGGCCTTAGATGCTGAGATTAAGAGCTTCAAAGTCGGTCCAAACCCGTATACATGGTTTACTATGGAAGCCCTTGAAGATACTTGGCGCAACTTGCAAAAGATCATATCTGAACGTGACTCTGAACTCCTGAAGGAGGCCCAACGCCAAGAAGATAACGATCGCCTCCGTAAAGAATTTGCACGCCACGCGAATGCTTTCCATCAATGGTTAACTGAAACGAG gGCATCCATGATGGAAGGTTCTGGAACCTTGGAACAACAGCTTGAAGCAACAAAG CGTAAAGCCTCCGAAGTCCGAGCCCGTCGCCAAGATCttaagaaaattgaagacCTTGGAGCTATCTTGGAAGAACATCTAATTCTTGATAATCGTTATACTGAACACAG tACTGTTGGCTTGGCTCAGCAATGGGATCAGCTCGACCAACTGGGAATGCGCATGCAACACAACTTAGAGCAGCAAATCCAAGCCCGCAATCAGTCGGGTGTTAGCGAAGACGCGCTTAAGGAATTCTCTATGATGTTCAA GCATTTTGACAAGGAGAAGACCGGCCGTCTCAATCACCAAGAATTCAAGTCTTGCCTTCGTGCACTTGGATACGACCTTCCCATGGTAGAGGAAGGGCAGGTCGATCCAGAATTCGAGACCATTGTTG ACATCGTCGATCCTAATCGTGACGGATATGTATCCCTCCAAGAATACATGGCATTCATGATTAGCAAAGAAACTGAAAACGTTCAAAGCTCAGAGGAGATTGAAAACGCTTTCCGTGCCATCACCAACGGCGAAAGACCCTACGTCACTAAGGAAGAATTATATGCT aACCTCACGAAAGAGATGGCCGATTATTGTGTTTCGCGTATGAATCCCTACGTCGATTCCAAGTCCGGGAAACCGGTGCTGGGCGCGTTAGACTATATGGACTTTACCCGAACCTTATTCCAAAATTAA